Proteins encoded together in one Streptomyces sp. B1I3 window:
- a CDS encoding carbon-nitrogen hydrolase family protein, which translates to MPPLRTALLQSSGRPGSVARNIEVLDEAAGRAAEAGARLLVCPELFLTGYAVGDAVPELAEPADGPGARAVADICARHGLAVLYGYPERAGGLLFNAAQLIGPDGAVLAHYRKTHLFGEFEEKWFTPGEQPVVQAELDGVRLGLLICYDVEFPENVRAHALAGTDLLLVPTALMHPFAFVAESVVPVRAFESQMYVAYVNRTGTEGEFEFTGLSCLAGPDGTARTRAGRGEELVVATVDPAILDASRAANPYLAGRRPSLYRSLV; encoded by the coding sequence ATGCCGCCGTTGCGTACCGCCCTGCTCCAGAGCTCCGGACGACCCGGCTCCGTGGCGCGGAACATCGAGGTGCTCGACGAGGCCGCCGGACGGGCGGCGGAGGCGGGCGCCCGGCTCCTGGTCTGCCCGGAGCTGTTCCTCACCGGATACGCCGTCGGTGACGCGGTCCCCGAGCTCGCCGAACCCGCCGACGGCCCAGGCGCCAGGGCGGTCGCCGACATCTGCGCGCGGCACGGTCTGGCTGTCCTCTACGGCTACCCGGAGCGCGCGGGCGGGCTGCTCTTCAACGCGGCGCAGCTCATCGGCCCGGACGGTGCCGTGCTCGCCCACTACCGCAAGACCCACCTCTTCGGCGAGTTCGAGGAGAAGTGGTTCACCCCCGGCGAGCAGCCCGTGGTCCAGGCCGAGCTGGACGGCGTCCGGCTCGGGCTGCTGATCTGCTATGACGTCGAGTTCCCGGAGAACGTCCGGGCGCACGCCCTGGCCGGGACCGATCTGCTGCTGGTGCCGACCGCGCTGATGCACCCCTTCGCCTTCGTCGCGGAATCCGTCGTGCCGGTGCGCGCCTTCGAGAGCCAGATGTACGTCGCGTACGTGAACAGGACGGGCACGGAGGGCGAGTTCGAGTTCACCGGGCTGAGCTGCCTGGCCGGCCCCGACGGCACCGCCCGTACCCGCGCCGGGCGCGGGGAGGAGCTCGTCGTCGCCACCGTGGATCCCGCCATCCTCGATGCCTCGCGTGCGGCCAACCCCTATCTCGCCGGCCGTCGCCCCTCGCTGTACCGCTCCCTCGTCTGA